The sequence GGCAATGGTCAAGCTGGCCTTGGTAGTACGCTCCTTGACTCGAATAGCGTTCAGCCGGGCTTCGATCTCCGCTAGAGCGAGGCGATAGGCGGAATTGTCGATTCGAAGGAGCTCTGTACCGGCTTCAACGAAGTGGCCGTTCTTCAGCTTATCAGAAACCCAAACCACCTGGCCCGCGACTTCGGATACCGCCTCCCAGATTCTCCCAGGCTGGGTGATGCCGTAGCCTGAGATCGTCGGCCGAACTTTCAGATTCAGCACTCTGATAACACGAACCTTAACCGCCAGCGGCTTGGTCTCCACCTTTTTGGGCGAATTTATGAGGCTTGGCGCTAGCAATACCGCCACCACACCAATAACAACCGGTGGTACAAACCACAGTCTCCTGATCCACTTTTTCATCATGTTCCTGCCTTGTTGCGTTTAAAAATACCTCACAGGTGAATCATGGCTTCATCGAATATTTCCGGCTTATCCATGAAATCCGGCATTGAATTACTAACAGCCGGTTGACTGGCCTGCGAACGAACTGAGGAACCTTTTCTAACCGAAAGGGTTCCTCCCAGATTCACCCATGAACAATCAACCTCAATTTATAGAAAATCGCTCACTATCTTCCACAAAATCTTGGTCTCAATAGGCTTGGGAATATAATCATCAGCTTCGGTGGACATACCATCGGCATGAGAATACCGGGAGCTGGTGACCTTATCGCCGACCGCGGTCAGCAAAACAACGGGAATATCCCTGGTCTCCTCACTGGCCTTGAGTTCGGCACAAAGGACATACCCGTCCTTCCGGGGCATCATGACATCAAGGAGGACCAGGTCTGGACGCCGCGCT comes from Deltaproteobacteria bacterium and encodes:
- a CDS encoding response regulator; this translates as MASYILVVDDEPDIVETVAMMLESKGCEVGRAYDGLEAEESIKARRPDLVLLDVMMPRKDGYVLCAELKASEETRDIPVVLLTAVGDKVTSSRYSHADGMSTEADDYIPKPIETKILWKIVSDFL